One genomic region from Dehalobacter restrictus DSM 9455 encodes:
- the tnpB gene encoding IS66 family insertion sequence element accessory protein TnpB (TnpB, as the term is used for proteins encoded by IS66 family insertion elements, is considered an accessory protein, since TnpC, encoded by a neighboring gene, is a DDE family transposase.), with amino-acid sequence MLNDFTGADAIYIACGYTDLRCGIDGLASIVQQKFRLDPFSSILFLFCGRRCDRIKALYWEGNGFVLLYKRLENGRFQWPRSGDEAKALTPQQYRWLMEGLNVEQPKAHRLAAGLSMV; translated from the coding sequence ATGCTAAATGATTTTACCGGAGCTGACGCCATCTATATTGCCTGCGGGTACACCGATCTCCGATGTGGGATTGACGGTCTTGCCAGTATCGTCCAGCAAAAGTTCCGGCTGGATCCGTTTTCGAGCATCCTGTTTCTGTTTTGTGGCCGCCGGTGTGACCGGATAAAAGCCCTGTATTGGGAAGGCAATGGGTTTGTTCTCCTGTATAAGCGGCTAGAAAACGGCAGGTTCCAGTGGCCTAGGAGTGGTGACGAAGCGAAGGCGCTTACTCCTCAGCAGTATCGGTGGCTCATGGAAGGCTTAAATGTGGAACAGCCCAAAGCGCATCGGCTGGCAGCAGGCTTAAGCATGGTCTAA
- the tnpA gene encoding IS66 family insertion sequence element accessory protein TnpA — MEQSLQVLSAKQRMAEWSERISSCRNSGISVKQWCQEQGIPEKTYYYWQRRVFQALTAQQEPYFARVPVERQNSSQDVAVTVRIGNAQADIYTGADAGTIEAVCRALKTC; from the coding sequence ATGGAACAGAGCCTGCAAGTCTTAAGTGCAAAACAACGCATGGCCGAGTGGAGCGAGCGGATCTCATCCTGCCGGAACAGCGGAATAAGCGTCAAACAATGGTGTCAGGAACAAGGAATACCCGAAAAAACATATTACTACTGGCAACGCCGCGTATTTCAGGCATTAACTGCGCAGCAAGAGCCATACTTTGCCAGAGTTCCTGTAGAACGTCAGAATAGCAGCCAGGACGTAGCGGTAACTGTACGCATAGGAAATGCACAAGCCGACATCTACACCGGTGCTGATGCAGGAACCATTGAGGCGGTCTGTCGCGCGCTGAAGACATGCTAA